The following proteins come from a genomic window of Candidatus Omnitrophota bacterium:
- a CDS encoding phosphatidylglycerol lysyltransferase domain-containing protein, with the protein MKLRKLSLKSREIFQAHLRNYKCNLAAYSFENIYIWKCLFDIRWAIIENNLCIFFKDSFGTFLYLPPLGKKPEALLTGGLFAFLDSLNRNSEVSRIENVREEEANFYKALGYDVSPKPGDFIYVRQALADLRGNKYKSKRSSLNFFIKNYPARVFAYKAQHAKECLKLYKNWATARAKETTDTFYIGMMDDSYKALEVLLKSQKGLRYQGIVVEIGGKICAFSLGYELNGQCFCILYEVADLSYKGIAQFIFQEFCRRLEDYKYINAMDDSGLDSLRRIKLSYRPAEIIPAYIVKQKNIQSRS; encoded by the coding sequence ATGAAGCTGCGTAAGCTATCACTAAAGAGCCGTGAAATATTTCAGGCGCATCTAAGAAACTATAAATGCAATTTAGCCGCATATTCTTTTGAGAATATTTATATTTGGAAATGCCTGTTCGATATCAGGTGGGCAATTATCGAAAATAACCTCTGTATCTTTTTTAAAGATAGCTTTGGGACATTTCTTTATTTGCCGCCATTAGGCAAAAAGCCAGAGGCGCTATTAACGGGCGGGCTTTTTGCCTTTCTGGATAGTTTGAACAGGAATTCAGAAGTAAGCCGGATTGAAAACGTAAGAGAAGAAGAAGCCAACTTTTATAAAGCTTTAGGCTATGATGTTTCCCCAAAGCCGGGAGATTTTATTTACGTTCGTCAAGCGCTTGCGGATTTGCGCGGAAATAAATATAAATCAAAGCGCTCCAGTTTGAATTTTTTCATCAAGAATTATCCGGCGCGGGTATTTGCCTATAAAGCTCAGCACGCGAAAGAGTGTTTAAAACTTTATAAAAACTGGGCAACAGCCCGAGCTAAGGAAACAACCGACACTTTTTATATCGGCATGATGGATGATAGCTATAAGGCTTTAGAGGTTTTATTGAAGAGCCAAAAAGGCTTGCGCTATCAAGGGATAGTGGTAGAAATAGGCGGTAAAATCTGCGCTTTTAGCTTAGGCTATGAATTAAACGGCCAATGTTTTTGCATTTTATATGAAGTAGCGGATTTATCCTATAAAGGAATAGCGCAATTTATTTTTCAGGAATTCTGCCGCAGGTTAGAGGATTATAAATACATTAATGCTATGGATGATTCTGGTTTAGATTCTCTTCGCCGGATAAAGCTTTCTTATCGCCCCGCAGAAATTATTCCCGCATATATTGTGAAGCAAAAGAATATCCAAAGCCGCAGTTAA
- a CDS encoding endonuclease III domain-containing protein produces the protein MDVKKELKDIYKKLFRCFGRQYWWPAESPFEVMVGAILTQNTNWRNVEKAIGNLKQNKALDPFKMLAMPHKKLACMIRPAGYYNIKTKRLKEFLKFFTRIYKADFGLMRAQNTDALRKELLAVKGIGEETADSILLYALSKPVFVIDAYTKRLLARHNFIAGSCLYQQAQKIFMENLNKDVKMFNEYHALIVKLNKEFCLKNNPRCRICPLK, from the coding sequence ATGGATGTTAAAAAAGAATTAAAAGATATTTATAAAAAGTTATTCCGTTGTTTCGGGCGGCAATATTGGTGGCCGGCAGAAAGCCCTTTTGAGGTGATGGTCGGCGCGATATTAACCCAGAATACAAACTGGCGCAATGTAGAGAAAGCCATCGGTAATCTTAAGCAGAATAAGGCTCTTGACCCATTCAAGATGCTGGCTATGCCGCATAAGAAATTAGCCTGCATGATCCGGCCCGCGGGTTACTATAATATTAAAACCAAGAGGCTCAAAGAGTTCTTAAAATTCTTTACCCGTATTTATAAAGCTGACTTTGGCCTGATGCGCGCGCAAAATACTGATGCGTTGCGCAAAGAACTCTTGGCGGTAAAAGGCATTGGAGAAGAAACCGCTGACTCCATACTTCTTTACGCCTTAAGCAAGCCGGTGTTTGTGATTGATGCCTACACAAAGAGGCTTCTTGCGCGGCACAATTTTATTGCCGGCAGTTGCCTGTATCAGCAGGCGCAGAAAATATTTATGGAAAACCTTAATAAAGACGTGAAAATGTTTAACGAATACCATGCCTTGATAGTAAAATTGAACAAAGAATTTTGCTTGAAAAACAACCCGAGGTGCCGGATATGTCCATTAAAGTAA
- a CDS encoding DUF3857 domain-containing protein: protein MKITASKLFLAFAVLVLSGCLPNNSSISPQAAISQSEKYYQEGIAGYKKLIAEGKDTDNLYFKLGQVYFGHGEFDKAIEQFKKSNNPEARKYLGIAYFNRGNFVDALDTFAKVVSPDDQANYYHGLTAEKLNLFDQATSFYQKIKAGRFLLEARLRISEIEKQGRGLKISQISPEIAKLIQRHPALENYPEAGTLVLLCDERVRITKENTEISQMHYLIQVLNQRGKEDCAETGIEYDSTFEKVELEYARTIKPDGTVVDVGSRHIRDVSKYMNFPLYSNARVYIISFPEIAENAVIEYKYKITRNKLVNDKDFVTAYPLKGKDPILKARFELVVPKDRQLRFKIINEQFNDSKAKLEPQVSQDNDDKIYSWDFKDIPQIVPEPDMPDAVKINPTIMISSFSGWDSIYKWWQGLSADKIKPDKDISEKTLQLVKGKKTAREKAAAIYEFCSRKIRYVAVEYGQAGYQPHQAADIFSNKYGDCKDKAILLVTMLRLADLQAYPVLIPTEELYDLDKEFPSMIFNHAIAAVMLGKEMIFMDPTCEACSFADLPSADQGRNVLVFTPSEYTIVNTPLSEPQHNYLQQKLSIKINPDETITAKRTVVSSGVYAQAQRYWLWYTSPELIAQTLRGKIQGISIGAQLIDYKFQNLEDLSLPARLEYDFRGSEYLTLAGDMRILPQFASVDVSIVAQEKRMFDIQIGFLSQEDVELEVDIPKGFVVKYMPDCIKKESPWFDLDVQYKIQSNRIYFKQSSIVKQRKISQGQYGQFKKFIQDLAQAIKQRIVLEKAR, encoded by the coding sequence ATGAAAATCACGGCATCTAAGCTTTTTTTAGCCTTTGCAGTGCTTGTTTTATCGGGATGCCTGCCCAATAATTCCAGTATTTCTCCCCAAGCCGCCATTTCGCAATCGGAAAAATATTACCAAGAAGGCATCGCAGGATACAAGAAACTTATAGCGGAAGGAAAAGACACAGACAATTTATATTTTAAATTGGGGCAGGTTTATTTCGGGCATGGCGAATTTGATAAAGCAATAGAGCAGTTTAAAAAAAGCAATAATCCAGAAGCAAGAAAGTATCTGGGTATTGCATATTTCAACCGCGGAAATTTTGTGGACGCGCTTGATACTTTCGCTAAGGTTGTCTCTCCGGATGACCAGGCCAATTACTACCACGGGTTAACCGCGGAGAAACTGAATCTTTTTGACCAGGCGACTTCTTTTTATCAAAAGATCAAGGCGGGCAGGTTTTTACTGGAGGCGCGCTTAAGAATAAGTGAAATTGAAAAGCAAGGGCGGGGTCTGAAGATTTCGCAGATATCGCCAGAAATAGCAAAGCTAATTCAGAGGCATCCTGCTCTTGAAAACTATCCTGAAGCAGGCACCCTTGTTCTTCTCTGCGACGAGAGAGTGCGCATTACCAAGGAGAATACAGAGATTTCCCAAATGCATTATCTGATCCAAGTGTTGAATCAGCGCGGCAAAGAGGATTGCGCTGAGACGGGCATAGAATATGATTCTACTTTTGAAAAAGTAGAGCTTGAATACGCGCGCACCATTAAACCTGACGGGACAGTCGTGGATGTGGGCAGCCGCCATATCCGCGATGTTTCCAAATATATGAACTTTCCGCTTTATAGCAATGCCAGGGTGTATATTATTTCTTTCCCGGAGATTGCTGAAAACGCGGTTATTGAGTATAAATACAAAATCACCCGCAATAAGCTTGTCAATGATAAGGATTTTGTCACTGCCTATCCGCTTAAAGGCAAGGATCCGATATTAAAAGCCAGATTTGAATTGGTTGTGCCTAAAGACAGGCAGCTTAGGTTTAAGATCATCAATGAGCAATTTAATGATTCTAAGGCCAAGCTAGAGCCGCAGGTTTCACAAGATAATGACGATAAAATTTATTCATGGGATTTTAAAGATATCCCGCAGATCGTTCCCGAACCGGATATGCCTGACGCGGTTAAGATCAATCCGACAATTATGATTTCTTCTTTTTCCGGATGGGACAGCATTTATAAATGGTGGCAAGGCCTGTCAGCGGATAAAATCAAGCCGGATAAAGATATATCAGAAAAAACCTTGCAGCTAGTTAAAGGAAAGAAGACTGCCCGCGAAAAGGCCGCGGCAATATATGAATTTTGTTCTCGTAAAATAAGATATGTAGCCGTAGAATATGGGCAGGCAGGTTATCAGCCGCATCAGGCAGCGGATATCTTTAGCAATAAATATGGAGATTGTAAAGATAAGGCCATACTTTTGGTGACTATGTTGCGTTTGGCGGACTTACAAGCCTATCCGGTACTTATTCCCACAGAAGAGCTTTATGATCTGGATAAAGAATTTCCATCGATGATATTTAATCATGCCATTGCCGCGGTTATGCTGGGCAAAGAAATGATTTTTATGGATCCTACGTGCGAGGCCTGTTCTTTTGCAGACTTGCCTTCCGCAGACCAAGGAAGAAATGTGCTGGTGTTTACCCCTTCCGAATATACGATCGTCAATACCCCATTGTCTGAACCGCAACACAATTACCTGCAGCAGAAGTTATCCATTAAGATAAATCCTGACGAAACTATAACAGCCAAGAGGACAGTAGTTTCTTCCGGCGTATACGCGCAAGCCCAAAGGTATTGGCTGTGGTATACTTCTCCGGAATTGATCGCTCAGACCTTGCGGGGGAAAATACAAGGCATATCTATCGGAGCGCAATTAATCGATTATAAGTTTCAAAATTTAGAGGATCTAAGCCTGCCCGCCCGCTTGGAATATGATTTTCGGGGCAGTGAGTATCTGACATTGGCCGGGGATATGCGCATTCTGCCGCAATTTGCTTCGGTGGATGTCTCAATTGTGGCCCAAGAAAAAAGGATGTTTGATATACAAATTGGGTTTTTAAGCCAGGAAGACGTGGAGTTGGAGGTTGATATCCCTAAAGGGTTTGTGGTAAAATATATGCCTGATTGCATAAAAAAAGAAAGCCCTTGGTTTGATCTGGACGTGCAATATAAAATACAAAGCAACAGGATCTATTTTAAACAGAGCTCTATTGTTAAGCAAAGAAAGATAAGCCAGGGCCAATACGGACAATTCAAGAAATTTATTCAGGACCTGGCGCAGGCAATCAAGCAGAGGATTGTACTTGAAAAAGCAAGATGA
- a CDS encoding M20 family metallopeptidase — protein sequence MENPVIRLTEDLIRINSENPGSNEYKIGRFVKTYFDRLGLAAKLYEFSPRRTNVVAVLKNASSSKSLLITPHLDTVPAGKNWKNKPFAPEIKNGKLFGLGSTDCKGNLAVAMEAVKALVTQKARLGYNLIFAATSDEETGSALGLMKLLERNIIRASAAVVLDSDDFRIITAQKGLMHLKFIFSGIKAHAAYPYLGINAIDLACKAIKEIKDFQFKIKKHPLLSPPTVNIGTIQGGDKVNVVADWCFFEADLRFLPRENPEEILRQVKSAVHKNAGKFKLEIEGVQKPFEIEKSHPLVQGFMRAMRNNKISPVIEGSEGATVVSFFDKYHIPSIATGFGSSGCAHICDEYVKISNLVKGVEVLSDFLRNYKFN from the coding sequence ATGGAAAATCCAGTTATCCGTTTGACAGAGGATTTAATCCGTATTAATTCGGAGAATCCGGGAAGCAACGAATATAAGATAGGCCGTTTTGTTAAAACTTATTTTGACCGGCTTGGATTAGCGGCTAAATTGTATGAGTTTTCGCCCCGGCGCACCAATGTGGTTGCGGTATTAAAGAACGCTTCTTCGAGCAAATCACTTTTGATCACTCCGCATCTGGATACTGTCCCCGCGGGAAAAAACTGGAAAAATAAGCCTTTTGCCCCGGAAATAAAAAACGGCAAGCTTTTTGGCTTAGGCTCTACTGATTGTAAAGGTAATCTTGCGGTAGCGATGGAGGCGGTAAAAGCGCTGGTTACGCAGAAAGCAAGATTAGGTTATAATCTTATCTTTGCCGCGACAAGCGATGAAGAAACCGGTTCCGCCTTGGGCCTTATGAAGCTTTTGGAAAGAAATATTATTAGGGCTTCTGCGGCAGTAGTTCTGGATTCTGACGATTTTAGGATTATCACCGCGCAAAAAGGCCTGATGCATCTTAAATTTATCTTTTCCGGAATTAAGGCGCATGCAGCTTATCCTTATTTAGGGATTAACGCCATAGACCTGGCCTGTAAGGCGATCAAAGAGATCAAGGATTTCCAGTTTAAGATAAAGAAACATCCGCTTTTAAGCCCGCCTACGGTGAATATCGGGACTATCCAGGGCGGAGATAAGGTTAATGTTGTGGCGGACTGGTGTTTCTTCGAGGCGGACTTACGTTTCTTGCCGCGAGAGAATCCGGAAGAAATTCTGCGCCAGGTTAAAAGCGCTGTCCACAAGAACGCAGGGAAATTTAAGCTTGAAATAGAGGGCGTACAAAAACCGTTTGAAATAGAAAAAAGCCATCCGCTGGTGCAGGGGTTTATGCGGGCAATGCGCAATAATAAAATATCCCCGGTTATAGAAGGTTCAGAGGGCGCCACGGTAGTATCATTTTTTGATAAATATCATATTCCTTCAATTGCTACCGGGTTTGGTTCTTCGGGTTGCGCGCATATTTGCGATGAATATGTAAAAATTTCCAATCTGGTTAAAGGCGTGGAAGTTTTGAGTGATTTTCTAAGAAATTATAAATTTAATTAG
- a CDS encoding PilZ domain-containing protein, which yields MTHKSEALNRRQYVRLDSVFPVGFRLFKKDANCFLSGWVQGFTSNVGKGGICLEARKINPEIARLLNDPSVALEIELLMPLGSSAIRAKAEVIWVSRGQSEDEYVIGLKYASILESQRRKIIRYAWGKKIFTPLVLSLVAILAVGLLVNSYLHLRLIRQNRQLIEQLVVSRKEVERIQSTLEKITGEKASLQENLKALEEKLNNTTEAKSRLLPESIHEAQSLVKLREANLLIAQINKERAFLKEKLSELSNTQAQAAEQLTSVEKTRLRLERANVDKMYEWIKVHQSPRTGLVMSFEGDKDFASWAFTYDQALSALAFTYFGDYARSRKIFDFYLNKAEKLRWGFLNGYYFNDGAAAEYTVHSGPNLWVGIAIAQYTRRTNDTSYLPLAEKIADFIISLQSEDQDSGIRGGPDVKWFSTEHNLDAYAFLNMLYILTGKNKYLVARDGVLEWLKKHTYDQYDVPINRGKGDSTIATDTYAWSVAALGPEKLIAIGMDPVDIMDFADKNCAVEVDYMRPEAVKVRVKGFDFAAQRHVARPAVVSSEWTSQMILSFKIMADFLSRTGQTKKALDYKQKAQDYLASLSGMIISSPSASGQGQGCLPYASEDFVDTGHGWTTPKGKSTGSLAGTAYTIFAYYNFNPLNFE from the coding sequence ATGACCCATAAATCAGAAGCTTTAAACCGCAGGCAGTATGTGCGCCTGGATTCCGTGTTTCCTGTAGGCTTCAGGCTTTTTAAGAAAGACGCCAATTGTTTTCTTTCCGGCTGGGTCCAGGGGTTTACCAGTAACGTCGGGAAAGGCGGGATTTGTCTTGAGGCGCGTAAGATAAATCCCGAAATAGCCAGGCTTTTAAATGACCCATCAGTGGCCTTAGAAATAGAGTTACTGATGCCCTTAGGCTCAAGCGCTATCCGGGCAAAAGCGGAAGTGATTTGGGTAAGCAGAGGGCAATCCGAAGATGAGTATGTCATCGGGTTAAAGTATGCTTCTATTTTGGAAAGTCAGCGTCGGAAGATTATCCGTTACGCGTGGGGAAAGAAAATATTCACCCCGTTGGTTTTATCGTTGGTTGCGATATTGGCGGTGGGTTTGCTTGTGAATAGCTATCTGCATCTAAGATTAATCCGGCAAAACCGCCAGCTCATAGAACAATTAGTTGTTTCCCGGAAAGAAGTTGAACGGATACAAAGCACGCTTGAAAAGATAACCGGGGAAAAAGCCAGCCTTCAGGAAAACCTAAAGGCTTTGGAAGAAAAGCTTAATAATACTACAGAGGCAAAAAGCAGATTGTTGCCGGAGTCTATTCACGAGGCGCAGTCTTTGGTGAAATTGCGTGAAGCCAATTTATTAATCGCTCAAATAAATAAAGAACGAGCCTTCTTAAAGGAAAAGCTGTCTGAATTGTCAAATACCCAGGCACAGGCAGCAGAGCAATTAACCAGCGTTGAAAAGACGCGTCTGCGCTTAGAAAGGGCCAATGTGGACAAAATGTATGAGTGGATCAAGGTGCATCAAAGCCCGCGCACCGGCCTGGTGATGAGTTTTGAGGGCGACAAAGATTTTGCCTCGTGGGCGTTTACTTACGACCAGGCGTTATCAGCGCTGGCCTTTACTTATTTTGGGGACTACGCGCGTTCCAGGAAAATATTTGATTTTTACCTGAATAAAGCCGAGAAATTGCGCTGGGGGTTCTTAAACGGATATTATTTCAACGATGGGGCTGCGGCGGAATACACAGTGCATTCCGGGCCTAATCTTTGGGTGGGCATAGCTATAGCGCAATATACGCGCAGAACCAATGATACTTCGTATTTGCCTTTGGCGGAAAAGATCGCTGATTTTATTATATCTTTGCAATCTGAAGATCAGGATTCGGGAATCCGCGGAGGCCCGGATGTTAAATGGTTTTCTACCGAGCATAACCTCGATGCCTATGCTTTTTTAAATATGCTTTATATCCTAACCGGCAAAAACAAATACCTTGTTGCCAGGGACGGGGTATTGGAATGGCTTAAGAAACACACCTATGATCAATATGATGTCCCGATTAATCGCGGCAAGGGAGATTCTACTATTGCCACCGATACTTATGCCTGGTCTGTGGCCGCGCTGGGCCCGGAAAAACTTATCGCCATCGGCATGGATCCGGTGGATATTATGGACTTTGCCGATAAGAATTGCGCGGTAGAAGTAGATTATATGCGCCCCGAAGCAGTCAAGGTAAGAGTAAAAGGTTTTGATTTTGCTGCCCAAAGGCATGTTGCAAGACCAGCAGTGGTTTCCTCAGAGTGGACATCCCAGATGATCCTATCTTTTAAGATCATGGCGGATTTTTTAAGCCGCACCGGCCAGACCAAGAAAGCGCTGGATTATAAACAGAAAGCGCAAGATTATTTAGCTTCTTTAAGCGGCATGATCATTTCAAGCCCTTCAGCCTCTGGCCAGGGGCAGGGGTGTCTTCCTTATGCCAGCGAAGACTTTGTGGATACCGGGCACGGGTGGACCACGCCTAAGGGGAAATCCACCGGTTCTCTTGCCGGGACAGCTTACACGATCTTTGCCTACTATAATTTTAATCCTTTGAATTTTGAGTAA
- a CDS encoding glycosyltransferase family 39 protein translates to MLLPISQISQYACLEQLTQWQLIIGACLAPFFLLFGTTLLSVKLLALLFIFIAFYGWYKLISKYINRLTAYIFCVLYIFGAPFFIEKTLFLSGTHVQSGILLPYIAILILAILDEEKNPGRYPVLLGILIGAGMYLAYELYLFIFIFTLVIFIRRFAFKGPTFRFAAAFLVFSALATIMPAAARCDFYKAHHAAVFNLPLAKEHFWSITKRFQEMFLYASPKQLGMIIFLFFLSAIAWAAINSLRKKNNLIAGSLLFFFILQFLKVASGFSLQEPIGRLFTQGRYFIFGFEFCLLFTAYFLSCISKNSIGKIILLICVAAHFLCAISFLARNSAFELMGRSFPKGYHYRKIGKAILLLNSNSWLKAALFLEQRRKNKDDVSALEQEIIDTEVLSCPLQQNDVPGIALWDNFSGKIKQQYLPFFWRALGKRITMIYQSDPKRFSEVLTELAQTTTADDFRNIYAGIKTSLDYTRLKDYTYTGLIRRACLTKNRNRKTLCACAGWLFLPAPNNFYGADFARQAKQALNSLRGLSDSSKYYVMLGYFEHAGFAEEEGAVEIYRAGALYKNYRGPYKSLLADVLTKKFTPLYGAKCAELIFPNKIYGDGKKR, encoded by the coding sequence ATGCTGCTACCCATATCACAGATATCGCAATACGCCTGCCTAGAACAGCTTACGCAATGGCAGCTTATTATAGGCGCCTGCCTTGCGCCTTTTTTTCTTTTATTTGGCACAACCCTTCTTAGCGTAAAGCTCTTGGCCCTACTATTTATTTTCATCGCCTTTTATGGCTGGTATAAATTGATTAGCAAATATATTAACCGTTTAACTGCTTATATCTTCTGCGTGCTTTATATCTTTGGTGCGCCTTTTTTCATAGAAAAAACGCTTTTCCTTTCCGGCACGCATGTGCAATCCGGAATATTGCTTCCCTATATCGCAATTCTTATTTTAGCTATATTAGATGAAGAAAAAAATCCCGGGCGATACCCAGTCTTGCTTGGAATTCTTATTGGCGCCGGCATGTATCTTGCCTATGAACTATATTTATTCATTTTTATATTCACGCTGGTTATCTTTATAAGAAGATTCGCTTTTAAGGGTCCGACTTTCCGCTTCGCCGCAGCTTTCCTTGTCTTTTCCGCTTTGGCCACAATTATGCCGGCTGCGGCAAGATGCGACTTTTACAAAGCGCACCATGCGGCCGTATTTAATTTGCCCTTGGCCAAAGAACACTTCTGGTCGATTACCAAACGCTTCCAAGAAATGTTTCTTTACGCAAGCCCTAAGCAGCTGGGAATGATCATTTTCTTATTTTTCTTGTCCGCAATAGCCTGGGCGGCAATTAACTCGCTGCGCAAGAAAAATAATCTTATCGCCGGATCATTATTATTCTTTTTTATTCTGCAGTTTCTAAAAGTAGCCAGCGGGTTCAGTCTCCAGGAACCAATTGGAAGGCTTTTTACCCAAGGCAGATACTTTATTTTCGGCTTTGAGTTCTGCCTTTTATTCACGGCTTATTTCTTATCCTGCATCAGCAAGAATTCTATTGGAAAAATCATCTTGCTTATCTGTGTGGCCGCGCATTTTTTGTGCGCGATTTCTTTTCTGGCCAGAAATTCAGCTTTTGAATTAATGGGAAGGTCTTTCCCCAAAGGATATCATTATAGGAAAATCGGCAAGGCAATATTGCTTCTTAATTCCAACAGTTGGCTGAAGGCAGCATTGTTCTTGGAGCAGCGCAGAAAAAATAAAGATGATGTCTCTGCCCTGGAACAAGAGATCATCGATACGGAAGTGTTAAGTTGCCCCCTTCAGCAAAATGATGTCCCGGGAATAGCATTATGGGATAACTTCTCTGGCAAGATAAAACAGCAGTATCTGCCGTTTTTTTGGCGCGCTCTTGGCAAGCGCATAACCATGATCTACCAGTCAGACCCAAAACGGTTTTCCGAAGTATTAACGGAATTAGCGCAAACAACCACAGCGGATGACTTTAGAAATATCTACGCGGGGATAAAAACATCCCTGGATTACACGCGTCTAAAAGATTATACTTATACGGGATTAATCAGACGGGCATGCTTAACCAAAAACCGCAACCGCAAAACCTTATGCGCGTGCGCCGGATGGTTGTTCCTGCCTGCGCCAAACAACTTTTACGGAGCGGACTTCGCGCGACAGGCAAAACAAGCCCTAAACAGCTTAAGAGGGCTTTCCGATTCATCAAAGTACTATGTAATGCTGGGTTATTTTGAGCATGCGGGCTTTGCTGAAGAAGAAGGCGCTGTGGAAATCTACCGCGCCGGAGCGCTATATAAAAACTACCGCGGGCCATATAAAAGTTTGCTGGCAGACGTTTTAACAAAAAAATTCACCCCTCTATACGGAGCCAAATGCGCTGAGTTGATATTTCCTAATAAAATATACGGCGATGGTAAAAAAAGATAA
- a CDS encoding 3'-5' exonuclease, giving the protein MNKDINEVEFTLFDTETTGLSPVAGDRVVEIAGLRFKGDQVIDVFESFVQTGKEISPGAFAVNKITPQMLKNAPLPNEAIPNFVEFAKDSCLLSYNAIFDWDFLTNELSLIGMNLPQETEILDILKMARRAMPGLGRYPLWFVAQTLGVENPQEHRALADAKMSFKVFLKLKAMLKTKGVEDFSALLNLSRIQQRCNL; this is encoded by the coding sequence ATGAATAAAGACATAAACGAAGTAGAATTTACTCTTTTTGATACCGAGACTACTGGTTTAAGCCCGGTGGCAGGGGACAGGGTTGTAGAGATAGCAGGCCTGCGTTTTAAGGGGGATCAGGTAATTGACGTCTTTGAATCTTTTGTGCAAACCGGCAAAGAAATTTCTCCCGGGGCTTTTGCAGTGAATAAGATCACCCCCCAGATGCTAAAAAACGCTCCTCTTCCCAATGAGGCGATCCCAAATTTTGTAGAATTTGCTAAGGATAGTTGCCTTTTATCTTATAATGCTATTTTTGATTGGGATTTTTTGACCAATGAATTGAGCTTAATCGGCATGAACTTGCCGCAGGAGACGGAGATTTTAGATATTTTAAAGATGGCTCGCCGGGCAATGCCCGGATTAGGCCGGTATCCATTGTGGTTTGTGGCGCAAACTTTAGGCGTAGAAAATCCGCAAGAGCACCGCGCTTTAGCCGACGCCAAGATGTCTTTCAAAGTATTCTTGAAACTTAAAGCCATGTTAAAAACAAAAGGCGTGGAAGATTTTTCAGCTCTTTTGAATCTCTCGCGCATACAGCAAAGGTGTAATTTATGA
- a CDS encoding YkgJ family cysteine cluster protein: MKLKQIVPESFCLKCQGCCRFRQANSPWLPCLMHEEIQDLLDRKIPPVSISIDRKIQPVFDPQSEMYLCALLDKPSNKCKIYGFHPFECQLYPFLINLRQDKAIITVDMNCPYVEKSAHTQEFRDYVKYLTEFLNAPEQIKLIKNNPQNLEAYEELAKVIELNLPDEAA; the protein is encoded by the coding sequence ATGAAGCTTAAACAAATCGTTCCCGAAAGTTTTTGTTTGAAATGCCAGGGGTGCTGCCGTTTTCGCCAGGCCAATTCACCATGGCTGCCCTGTTTAATGCACGAGGAGATACAGGATTTACTGGATAGAAAAATACCGCCTGTGTCTATTTCCATAGATAGAAAGATCCAGCCGGTTTTTGATCCGCAATCAGAGATGTATCTATGCGCCCTTCTGGATAAGCCCTCTAATAAATGCAAGATTTACGGTTTTCACCCCTTTGAATGCCAGCTTTATCCTTTTTTGATAAACTTACGCCAGGACAAAGCCATTATTACTGTGGATATGAATTGTCCGTATGTGGAAAAAAGCGCGCATACGCAAGAATTTAGAGACTATGTTAAATACCTAACCGAATTTTTAAATGCCCCGGAGCAAATAAAGCTTATTAAAAACAACCCCCAGAACTTAGAGGCCTATGAAGAGCTGGCAAAGGTTATTGAATTAAATCTTCCCGATGAAGCTGCGTAA